Below is a genomic region from Geoglobus acetivorans.
GCATCAGGTATATGAACTGAGCTTTGTTTTTAAGCCCTTCGTAGAAGTTCAGTCTCCTGCCCGGAAATCAGCGCGTTCTTAGTTGCACAAGAACAAAAATTAAAGAGGTTGTGCTGCTGATCAATCCGGAACGTTGAGGCCTATTGTTCTTCTGTACCGCATTCCCGGAAACCTGATTTTTTCCAGTTCTCCGTAAGCTTTCCTTCTTGCCTCTTCAACGCTGTCTCCCATGGCAGTGAGTGTTAAAACCCTCCCTCCTGTAGTCTCGAATCCTCCATCTGCTTTTGCTATTCCGTTTGCATATATGTGTGCCTGGCTGACTTCTTCGATGCCGGCAATCGGCTGATTGGTGTAGTGGTCTCCAGGATAACCGGGTTTAAACCCTTCTCTGCCCACCATGGCGCCTGAGACTGCACACACAGCAACTGCATGTTTTTCGCTGAATTTCACCTCAACCTCATTCAGTCCTCCTTCGATAACTGCCCAAGAGAGTTCGAGAATGTCGCTCTCAAGCCTTGGAAGCTTCGCTTCAGCCCCGGGATCACAATCTCTTACGTTTATTTCTAAAACTTTTGGAACAGACTCTCCATCCTTTTCCACGAGCATTATAACCGGGTAGAGGACGCCCCTGAACTCCTTGCCTTCAAGCTCTCTGAACTTCTTTATTATTGGCTCGACAACTGTATCCATAATTTTGGTTTCAATCTCTTCGTTTACAGCCGGGTGTGGTGAGACGGCCCCCATTCCTCCCGTGTTGGGGTTCAGCAGTTCTCCTCTCTCAGACAATGACCTTGCATCGTCTTCGGTGATGTACTTGCCGAAGTATCCCATGTAGAACTTCCTCATTCCCTGCAAGTCTTCGGGGTCGAACGCTCTCTTGTAATCCTTGGCATGACCGAAAGGAATTGCATGCCTGCCATCACTCAAGGCCGTGAACGCAACCTCTATCCCGTAAAGTCTCTCTTCAATCTCGATTCTGTCTCCGGCTTTGCCAAATCTCTTCTTGACCATTATCTCGTCCACTGCGGTTAGGGCTTCACTTAGAGAATCACAGACAAAAACGCCCTTTCCTGCGGCAAGCCCGTCTGCTTTCACGACGAGATTTTTCTCAGGATTGTTTGCGTAATAATCGCGAACAAAACTTTTTGCCTCATCTGGGTCATCAAAATTCCAGTATTCTGGTATGGAGACACCGATCTTTTTCATGAAGTCTTTCGCCCAGCACTTGCTTGCTTCAAGAACAGTGGCCTCCTTTCTCGGACCTACTGCAGGAATGCCCTCTTCCTCGAGCCTGTCAACAAGACCGAGGCTCAGCGGCTCTTCCGGACCGATGTATGCAATATCGATTTCATTTTTCTTTGCAAACCTTACAATATCCTCTATCGCTCTGATTGAAGGTATTCTTTTCCCATCAAGCTCTGCAATGGTGCATTTTTCGAATAACAGAGAACCTCCATTTCCGGGAGCCACAAAAACCCTGCTGACATTCTTGCTTCTCGAAAAAGCGTGAGCTATCGCGTTTCCCCTTCCTCCAGCATCAACCACAAGAACCTTCATCACTGGAAGTATGGAAACAGTAAATAAATTTTTCAGGATATCTTTTTAAGCCCACTACAGAACCTGTTGGCAATGCTTTACCGGAACTCTATGAAGCACAGAGTCCAGATTGCGCTGGCATTCGCATTAACGTTCCCGTGGCTCGTGTCATTCTTCTTGAAAATTCAATATCCTCCTCACATAGAGGCGTTTCTTTCAGGTCTTGCGGTTTTGGGTTCGGCTTTCCTGCTTTCGTGGGCTGCAGAAACTGCTGAAATGGATGTTCCGAGAAGTGTCAGCCTTGCTGCAGTGGCTCTCCTTGCGGTTTTGCCAGAGTATGCGGTTGACGGCTATTTTGCCTGGATGGCTGGAAAGGTTGGAGGCGATTACATTCATTACGCCACTGCCAACATGACCGGAGCCAACAGACTGCTCATAGGTGTTGGCTGGAGTGCTGTGATGCTGCTTGCAATGCTGAAAACAAAACGGAAGGAGATTGAGCTTGACAGGGGCCTCAATCTCGAGATCTTCTTCCTGTTTCTCGCATCAATCTATGCATTCATACTGCCCCTGAAGGGCAGTATTTCTGTATTTGACAGTGTGGTCTTTGTTTCGCTGTATGCTGCTTATGCTTACTTAACTACAAAATCAGAAAGGGAAGAATTTGAACCGGAAGGCGTTCCGGAGTACCTCTGCAATTTACCCACACACAGAAGAAGGGCCAATGTCCTTTTTTATATGTTTTATTCCGGATTCATGATTTTCATAAGTGTTGAGGCGTTCAGTGAGGGTTTGCTCGGCACCGCTGAGATGTTTGGTATTGATAGCTTCCTCATGGTCCAGTGGCTTGCACCGCTGGCGAGCGAGGCGCCCGAATTCATTGTGGCCCTGTATCTCGTGAGAAAACTCAGAACCTCTGCCGGATTCAACGCCCTGATTTCATCGAAAGTGAATCAGTGGACTCTGCTGATAGGAACCATAGCGGTGATATTCAGCATCTCCTCCATGCGCCTTGCAGCACTGCCTCTTGATGCCAGACAGTCTGAAGAGGTTCTGCTTACGGCTGCACAGTCCGTGTTTGCCCTTGCTGTAATAATGGATCGGAGGGTTAACGTTTATGAGGCTGTTGCTCTGCTTGCACTCTTTCTGATACAGTTTGCACTGCCCTCTGTGCATGCAAGAATAATTCTGAGCATCGCATACATGGCTCTGGCGGTCCCATTTCTGGTACTGCACAGAAAGAGTGTTGTTGAATCTGCCAGATATGTCAGAAGTTTAGCGAAGCGTTAGCGGCTATGAACTCATTTACGAACTTGGCTGCCAGGGTCTGGGTTACCTTGTTCAGGTCCGGCACCACCTCAACGACGTCAAAGGCGATAACCCTGTCAGCAATTTCATCCAGCACCTTCACGAGGTCATACGGGTGCAGTCCGAATGGCTCCGGAGTGGAAACTCCTGGAGCAAAAGCAGGGTCAAAAGCGTCCAGGTCAACTGAGAGATATATCCTGTCCTTTGACTCTATGGAATCGAGGAGGTCGTCGAATCCGTATTCGAGCAAATCCCATGAATAATACACCTCAATGCCTGAATTTTCAGCAAATTCTCTCTCTTCTTTGGTTCCACTCCTGACTCCTGCTATTATTACTTCATCTGCAACTTCCAGTATCCGTCTGGACGTGCATGCGTGGTTGTATGGATTGCTGTCAAAACCCTCTCTCAAGTCGAAGTGGGCATCGAAAACAAGGTATGTGAAATCCTCGAGATTTCTGGCGACCATGTAACTCACTGAGTGTTCTCCACCCAGTACGACGGGAATTCCAACAACATCCTCCATGAATTTTGAAACCCTCTCGGAGACCTCTTCAAAACTCCCGTCACAGTTGATGTTTCCCCCATCTGCTATCCTTGCAAAGTCGAGATTGTAGTCAAAATAAAGAGAGTAGCTCTCAAGGTTCCAGCTTGCCTCCCTTATGGCTGTGGGAGCAAATCTCGATCCTGGCTTGAATGATTGCGTAGCATCATAGGGAATTCCAAAAATAATATAGTCTGCATCGCTAACAGAAGAATTGGAAGTGGCAAAAAAACTGTCTATGTGCATAGAATTACTTCTCCGCTATCTTCCTCTTTCCGAGAGATTCTATGTACACGATTTCGTTACCTGGCTGAACCTTATCTGCCACCTCATCTCCAAACTCAAGCTCGAAAGTCTCATACGTCTCGAGGTCCATCAGCTGAGCAATATTGCCTGAGACGCTTATTACCTGAGCCCTTTTTCTCTCCACGATCGGGATGTATGTCTTCGCTGTAACCGGCTGAACGATGCTTCTCTTCTGCCTGTCAAAAATGCCGATGGCGTCAATTCTCGCCTTCGCAGCTCCATGCTTTCCCGGTTTGCTGACCGAGATGCTGAGAATTTCACATGGTTCATCGTCGATTACGACATAACCTCCCTCTCTAAGCTGTCTGACTTCTGCCTGCTGTTTCATGAGCATTACCTCCAGAGTTTTTGAAGGTATTGAATCTGATGCAATTTAAATTTTTTCCATCAGCACACGTGTGTGAATCAGTCTGGCAGAACCCTGCAATTGTCTCTGTCTCTAACATGGGAAAAATCGAGAAAAAGCTTCGCAGTATAAAATCTTATAAAAACAGGAAAATTTTAAATATTTTTGAATCGATTATTTTGTGGATGACAGATGGAAAGCAAAAGACTGAACTGACAAGACTAAGCTCGGTGATCCTTGCTGTCGGAGTTCTGCTCATAGGCATTGCCGCAATAGGGTTCTACTTAGAGATTAAGAAGAGCATGGAAAGGGGTGGTGGGATTCAGGAACCTCTCTGGGCGAGGTGTGTTGAAAACGCCATAATAATCACCGCAAGAGAGGATCTGAGCGACGTCGTGGTGAGCGCTAAGGGAGAGGAGCTGTGCAGGTTTGACAGAATTGTTAAGGGCAGCGAGGAGGTCTGTTACCTTGACGGAACCACTCTGAATGAAACGAGGGTTTTCGTGGTTAAGGCCGGAGACGTGAAGAAGGCCGTGGTGTGCTACCAGCCCGTTAAGCCCGTTCCTGCAGGAACCCCCGTGCCGGTGGGAGGTGGTTAGATGGTATCCTTCGGAGCTAACGAGATGATAATAGTCCTGTTCGTGGTATTCATAATTGTCCTGCTGCTGTCAGTGTT
It encodes:
- the purD gene encoding phosphoribosylamine--glycine ligase; its protein translation is MKVLVVDAGGRGNAIAHAFSRSKNVSRVFVAPGNGGSLLFEKCTIAELDGKRIPSIRAIEDIVRFAKKNEIDIAYIGPEEPLSLGLVDRLEEEGIPAVGPRKEATVLEASKCWAKDFMKKIGVSIPEYWNFDDPDEAKSFVRDYYANNPEKNLVVKADGLAAGKGVFVCDSLSEALTAVDEIMVKKRFGKAGDRIEIEERLYGIEVAFTALSDGRHAIPFGHAKDYKRAFDPEDLQGMRKFYMGYFGKYITEDDARSLSERGELLNPNTGGMGAVSPHPAVNEEIETKIMDTVVEPIIKKFRELEGKEFRGVLYPVIMLVEKDGESVPKVLEINVRDCDPGAEAKLPRLESDILELSWAVIEGGLNEVEVKFSEKHAVAVCAVSGAMVGREGFKPGYPGDHYTNQPIAGIEEVSQAHIYANGIAKADGGFETTGGRVLTLTAMGDSVEEARRKAYGELEKIRFPGMRYRRTIGLNVPD
- a CDS encoding sodium:calcium symporter; this translates as MLYRNSMKHRVQIALAFALTFPWLVSFFLKIQYPPHIEAFLSGLAVLGSAFLLSWAAETAEMDVPRSVSLAAVALLAVLPEYAVDGYFAWMAGKVGGDYIHYATANMTGANRLLIGVGWSAVMLLAMLKTKRKEIELDRGLNLEIFFLFLASIYAFILPLKGSISVFDSVVFVSLYAAYAYLTTKSEREEFEPEGVPEYLCNLPTHRRRANVLFYMFYSGFMIFISVEAFSEGLLGTAEMFGIDSFLMVQWLAPLASEAPEFIVALYLVRKLRTSAGFNALISSKVNQWTLLIGTIAVIFSISSMRLAALPLDARQSEEVLLTAAQSVFALAVIMDRRVNVYEAVALLALFLIQFALPSVHARIILSIAYMALAVPFLVLHRKSVVESARYVRSLAKR
- the speB gene encoding agmatinase codes for the protein MHIDSFFATSNSSVSDADYIIFGIPYDATQSFKPGSRFAPTAIREASWNLESYSLYFDYNLDFARIADGGNINCDGSFEEVSERVSKFMEDVVGIPVVLGGEHSVSYMVARNLEDFTYLVFDAHFDLREGFDSNPYNHACTSRRILEVADEVIIAGVRSGTKEEREFAENSGIEVYYSWDLLEYGFDDLLDSIESKDRIYLSVDLDAFDPAFAPGVSTPEPFGLHPYDLVKVLDEIADRVIAFDVVEVVPDLNKVTQTLAAKFVNEFIAANASLNF
- the eif5A gene encoding translation initiation factor IF-5A; its protein translation is MKQQAEVRQLREGGYVVIDDEPCEILSISVSKPGKHGAAKARIDAIGIFDRQKRSIVQPVTAKTYIPIVERKRAQVISVSGNIAQLMDLETYETFELEFGDEVADKVQPGNEIVYIESLGKRKIAEK